The following proteins are encoded in a genomic region of uncultured Ilyobacter sp.:
- a CDS encoding FMN-binding protein: protein MKKIQDYRFLVQLLCLILTAVSFSISFKFTLLLILTLTFFTGVFYCGWICPFGFIQDSFDHIGSAFGIKKREVPKSLHRILKFSRYLILLLLLLNWSDFIFTILKFDPRVNFLELISGNTVTIILILVVVFFSLVSVFFQRPFCNYLCVQGAKYGLLSLFRIFTIKRDDEKCIGCKKCEKVCPMHIDITNSVNLRDPNCINCFQCISSCPIEKTLTFGKVRLSRPEKIHFSKVIVIVSLLFSLFIYYSTSKSHASGNDRQTITSEKVEGIASADIAKGIEDGTYNGSSKGYKGTVQVEVRVENEIIKSIDIVSYQDDTVWFNRAKDTVLSEIIKSQNTAVDAVAGATYSSSGIINAVSNALNNGDK from the coding sequence ATGAAAAAAATTCAGGATTACCGATTTTTAGTTCAGCTTTTATGCTTAATTTTAACAGCAGTATCATTTTCCATAAGTTTTAAATTTACACTTTTATTAATTCTGACTCTCACATTTTTTACAGGGGTATTCTACTGCGGTTGGATATGTCCATTTGGGTTTATACAGGATTCCTTTGATCATATAGGAAGTGCATTTGGGATCAAGAAGAGGGAAGTCCCAAAATCACTCCACAGAATTTTAAAATTCAGCAGATATCTGATTCTTTTGCTTTTACTATTGAACTGGTCAGATTTTATATTTACCATTTTAAAATTTGACCCGAGAGTAAATTTCTTAGAATTAATATCCGGGAACACTGTAACTATAATTTTAATTTTAGTGGTAGTATTTTTTTCTCTGGTGTCAGTATTTTTTCAGAGACCATTTTGCAACTATCTCTGTGTACAGGGAGCCAAGTATGGTCTGCTAAGTCTTTTCAGAATTTTTACAATAAAAAGGGATGATGAGAAATGCATCGGATGCAAAAAATGTGAAAAAGTCTGTCCTATGCATATAGATATCACAAATTCAGTAAATCTAAGAGATCCAAACTGTATAAATTGTTTTCAGTGTATAAGCAGCTGTCCCATAGAAAAAACACTTACCTTCGGGAAGGTTAGACTAAGTAGACCGGAAAAGATTCATTTTTCAAAAGTTATTGTTATAGTTTCATTGCTTTTCTCTCTGTTTATTTATTACAGTACATCTAAAAGTCATGCATCTGGGAATGATAGACAGACAATAACATCTGAAAAAGTCGAGGGAATCGCCTCTGCAGATATAGCAAAAGGCATCGAAGATGGAACCTATAATGGAAGTTCCAAAGGTTATAAGGGAACGGTCCAGGTAGAAGTAAGGGTGGAAAATGAAATTATTAAAAGTATTGATATTGTAAGTTATCAAGATGATACTGTCTGGTTCAACAGGGCAAAAGATACTGTTCTAAGCGAAATAATAAAAAGTCAAAACACTGCTGTAGATGCCGTTGCAGGAGCAACATATTCTTCGTCAGGAATAATAAATGCTGTTTCAAATGCCCTAAATAATGGGGACAAGTAA